Proteins encoded by one window of Blautia argi:
- a CDS encoding RluA family pseudouridine synthase has protein sequence MEVKIDKNLEGKTLEKILRENLGLTKKEISRAKFQPQGIRVNGEKQRITYRPLAGQVLRVCTEEQNKEKSRVMACEGELQILYEDRDLLVLEKQGGTPCHPGRGHFEDSLGNRAAAYLKEQGEDGVVRAVGRLDKDTSGVMVYAKSRIAAARLSAQKQTGEFQKVYFALVKGEMKEKEGKITCPIAPIPGEKLKMQVQEGGKSSCTQYEVLEKRKSYTFVKCRISTGRTHQIRVHMAWLGYPLLGDVLYGDGQKSPV, from the coding sequence TTGGAAGTAAAGATCGATAAGAACCTGGAGGGAAAAACGCTGGAAAAAATCCTGAGGGAAAATCTGGGACTTACCAAAAAGGAAATCAGCCGGGCGAAATTTCAGCCACAGGGAATTCGGGTGAATGGAGAAAAACAGCGCATCACTTACCGGCCCTTAGCGGGACAGGTGTTAAGGGTATGCACAGAGGAGCAGAATAAGGAAAAAAGCCGGGTAATGGCCTGTGAGGGAGAGCTTCAGATTCTGTATGAGGACAGGGATTTGCTGGTTCTGGAAAAGCAGGGAGGAACGCCCTGTCACCCCGGACGGGGACATTTTGAAGATTCTCTGGGAAACCGGGCAGCCGCGTATCTGAAGGAACAGGGAGAGGATGGAGTTGTGCGGGCAGTGGGAAGGCTGGATAAGGATACCTCCGGGGTTATGGTGTATGCCAAAAGCCGAATTGCAGCCGCCAGGCTTTCCGCACAAAAGCAAACCGGGGAATTTCAGAAGGTGTATTTTGCCCTTGTAAAGGGAGAAATGAAGGAGAAAGAAGGAAAGATTACCTGTCCCATTGCTCCCATACCCGGAGAAAAATTGAAAATGCAGGTGCAGGAGGGCGGAAAATCTTCCTGTACCCAGTATGAGGTGCTGGAAAAAAGAAAAAGCTATACTTTCGTGAAATGCCGGATTTCCACAGGAAGAACCCATCAGATACGGGTGCATATGGCATGGCTTGGCTATCCTCTTTTGGGAGATGTGCTTTACGGGGACGGACAAAAATCCCCTGTTTGA